ATGTCGTCAAGTGTCTGCTCGACTGGCCTgactttgctttattttgcTCTCTGCCGGCTGCTGTCCGCGTTATCACCCGCTGTGAcacattatatttataattcgtTGTGTACTACAcatactcgcacacacacatacatacatacacattttgttgcatagatacaatgacaacaacaatgactgAATTGAGTGGAGCTGCTTTTGTGCTTTCTATATGCctggttatttttgtttagctcAACCCACTCAACAGAGCTCAGGCAttaagctttatttatttactttctgttttcgtaattttttttttgtatatgttcTTTTTGCTGCCATATGTTGCGTTTATTAGGAgtaatgcaaaaattataccaaatttctaaaaatattcacTCAATTTAACCGCATGTGGCTGCTGGGATTAGTTGATAGCcttattaatttctttggGAAAAGTTCCACtgtgcgtatgcgcaatgtttttattatctagCTGCCCAAACTTTGCCTTGCTCTTGAGTAAAAGGGCAACATTTAAAAGCTGGCAAGCTAGACCAGACCAGCTGTTGCAGTATCCTGAGTACTTAACgcacaaattaaaatggcatAAAAATAGATAACCCCCGCTCATCAAAAaggacgacggcgacgacgaacCTAAACTCTAGATTATTGACAAACTGCCAGTGGTTTATGATTGGCAAACATCAATGGATTGATGGTCCTCAGGCAGCAATGCCGTACAGTggttaaatgtttattttagatcgaattaattaataacttattCAAAAATGTCTAGTCTTTATTGCGGAAGattatattaacttttttaaatttaaatttttaatctttgtATGCGTAAAAAAGTATGTGGAATAGAAATCTCttttatttcagttattttttagatatataaCTATGTATCCTTGCATAATTAGAGGTACttcttaatattaaagatGGCACGGAATTTAATATAatcgaatatttaaaataagctaTCGATACAGCTCAATTCATAATGGACAAATCTAGAGAAAAAATGACCAAAAAAAGACCACTGTTCGCCTCCTGTCATTTCTGTCTTGGcgtattgctgttgttatctTTCCTCCTAATTTGGCCTAAATAAACTAAGAGTGTTGTACTCATTGGAATCTGCTGACGTGGCTTGGCTAAAATTTCATGAATAATAAGTGACTCAATTGTTGACAGACATTCACCACATCCCTTTCGAAATACAGAATTATGGAAATGTACGAAATAACCGCTAAAAAGAATTTGGGAATACTattaactttttctttttgcggCATTTTGTATATAAGGCTTCTCTGTCTGAGCTAGATttgaatacataaaaataaaaatttggtaTGTTTCTATCTCAGTGTAGACAAAGGAAGACCCTTCATCAGCAACGTGGGCGAGGATGCTGACAGTTGCTCAGGTTGCAACATCTCTAAAAATAGGTTCAGCTCGAAGATAAGTTAAACATCTTGCATATTTCAAGATTCAAGTGGAAAGCAAGTAGGCAACTGAACAGATGTTAGGGAcacattttaattactgcAGCGTATGACGGCGATATTTAAGCCGTTTAAAGGACTCTTCAGAGCTCAGCTGGTATTCAAGCAACTAGTACTAATTATTCATTCTCCGCTGGTAGCCCGTTTGGTATGTGCAAAGAAAACTAACAGATACTCAACAGCTGTCCAATTTGTGCACGAGTTTCCAATGTCAGCCATCAGGTCAACAAGGAGGCAACAGAAAAATGTCAGGATGACACTTGCTACTCCACTTGCGAAAGCAAAACAGCTCCCAGGGGATGTCCAATGATACTCAAGTATCCTCATAGAATAATTGGATTTGTTTGTCTGTCAAATATAAATTCCACTTGAATTTTTTGGACAGTTTTTGTTTAGCTTAGCTTCAACAATttgcagggtatctgctagttgGGCAAATGTAGTTGTCAGCTAGTGTTTGATGTTGTCGACTTGCCATTGGGATTTCAGCCATAGTGTGTTGGGGATTGGATCGTGTGTAACTAGAAATGCTATTTATTGGGATTGCATTGGGCCAAATTGGAAATTAACTAGAAAGAAATGCTGTAAACTCTCAATTTACCAAAGCCTGGCCAAGGACGGCAAACAGCAGTGATGAAGTTGTTGCTCTGAAGATGATGCTCATGACTGGCAATTTAAACGTAATTATGGGCACGCACTAAGGCACTTACTTGTAGGGTATAGGATGTTGGGGAATATCCagctaaatataattatagctcaattataattatggcTGACGCATCTACTCGTGCTACAAGCGGGAAATTAATGTGTTAAGCTCAATTATAATGAGTTCGCCGGTATCTCATGAAATATTACTCAGTGTTctatctttattttctttcattgCTATGCAGCTGGTAGGCGCCGATGGACAGGAGTATCACTTCAAGCACAGGACTCTGCCACATGCCCGGTCACGTCGTAGCTTGACGCACACACGTGCCCTCAAGAGCCATCCCTCGGTGAGTATTACTGTAAATCATAGCCAACATCATGACCAAGTGCTTGAAATTTCTAGACTGCTGACAATTGTATCCATCACATTTGCAAATGCCAGAGTTCAGTCGTACCTCCTTCAACCGTTCATTCGTATGTTGGCTTCCATAGACAGCTATGCAATCAGTGGGAAAATTGTATTCCTGTCAGTGCAAAATGCACAACCGCATTGATTGCAATTGTGAATTGGACACATCTTCCTTGTCCATTGTCCGTTGTCCGCATTTCTGACCGGAACGTGCCACTGGGCCATTGTCGATAATTACTATTCAAAATGCAGTTGTCAAACAAAACAGAATGCACAACATGGCGAAAGGGAAATGGGGCAGCAAAATATGCTGATTTGACAGCagtttgatttgcattttagccCTATCAGTAGCCAGGCCCAGAGTTAACAGCTGGAGCTTGTTTGCCTGCCTGTTAttcaacattaacattttagaCAGACACGTACGCATAACATTGACCTAGAATCATGAATGGGATGTCGGACTCGACCATCGACAGCCGTTGACAGCTGGCATTCTAGTCATACATTGATACTTTCTGAATGaatattcattttcattgtctCATCTCATCAGGTACATACGGCCGTACAACAACCGGGCTTTAGGCGTGTGAAACGCGGGTTGCGACCGCAGGTACCTGCTATTCATGGCCTGCACTATGAAGCAACATTGGGAGAGTCGAATGACGTGGATGTTGAGCCAACGGATCCGTATTTTCCCATGCAATGGTATCTGAAGAACACCGGACAGAATGGCGGAAAAGTAAGGCTGGATCTCAATGTGCAGGCTGCCTGGGCGCAGGGAATAACGGGCAAGAACGTGACAACGGCTATCATGGATGATGGTAGGCAACAAGAACATACAAATCATATATGCAACCGATTTTAATATGCACTCTCTTTCGTTTTTGTCCACTGTGCGATACTTGCAGGAGTCGACTACATGCATCCGGACCTGAAATTCAATTACGTGAGTAACTCTATTTTACCCTTATAAAAGGAAacacgtatgtacatatgtgtgtgcgtgtgtgggttgttgcatttcaaatttatatttatatgtgtgagTCATGACCAAGTGACCAACTGACCACATCCCAATTCCAAATGCTATTTGTGAATCCGACCCGCAGCATTTGgccttaattaaaataaccgCTCCGAGTTGGTTGTAACAACTCACTATATTAACGGTTTGCCAATTTAATTTGCCAACTTTATTATAATGCAAAAGTGCATGTCAAGTGTGGGCGGTTTAATATCAGTTTTGATTGATATCTGCATCAATGCTTTGCGttgaaagtttaatttaaaagcaattcaaGGAATAATTATTCAATCTCTTTTGCATCTTTTGATATATAGTTATTGCATACTTTCCTACATGTCTATctacatttcttaaatattgcttcaattttgaattaattaggataaatttattaaaattgttttccattCTATGGACCATTTGGTTTTGGGAAAGTTTGATACCCTATGccgttttttaaattaaattacattttatatttaaaaggcTGTGCTATTCCTTTTTTATGTGTGCTGTCAaacataaaactattttataagGATGGTAAATGTGTCAACTAGCCTTTATTAACTTGTATGTGTGCGATGAGACACCAAATTGCACTTAGGACTCACACCAGCTAACTAGTTGCTACGCATATGAGCAACTACCGACATTTTCTCActtgttttttctcttttttatgcTTGGTTTCACTCATATAGAACGCGGAGGCCAGCTATGACTTTAGCAGCAACGATCCATTCCCCTATCCACGCTACACAGATGATTGGTTCAACAGGTAAGTGTAGGGCTTAGCTAAGTGCCATACCAGAGGAGAGAGAATAAAAGCCTGGCCAAGGCAATGTATTAGAAATAAAAGGGAAATCCGTTTGCAATTCTTTctcattgtatttttttccttcAACTGTTTTTCTTTacgttaattgttttttatatttttaattttatttatttaacactcAACCAGTTGATAGAATTCAAGGGTATTCTTAGCAAtgttccttttgtttttgactGCTTTTGGCTTATCGCATTTATTGCATAATGGTAGCAAAGCCCTTTATTGCTAAGTACTatcacagacacacacaaatgccTGGAATCTGACTAACATATTTATGACATGGTTGGCAATTCTCTGCCACTCCCCAAACCCGCCCTCTCCCCGTTGCTCTTTACTTACTTGCAGCCATGGAACTCGCTGTGCTGGCGAAGTGGCTGCTGCCAGAGATAATGGAATTTGCGGCGTGGGCGTTGCTTATGACAGCAAAATCGCAGGTAAGTGGCTTCAGAATGGAGCGACAGTAACCACTATAACAATACTCGGGATACTGTCAACTGCCTGCGTCTTTAAAAGCTGTGCCTAATAACttgcattacgtatacgccgcagTGTCCACTCAAAAATTGAAccgacaaatatttttaaaatgaggTTGCGGTTTCCCTTTCACGAGGCGGGGGAAAAAGTGGTCAACAAGTGTGCACATAAATCCGTAAAATGTTATCTGTCATTTTTATAGCACGGCTGGGAAATATCAAGTGAAAATCGGATATATTTGATAGGTCAAGCCATAAAGCGTCAAGCGAGTACagtgacagcaacagcaacagcgacagcgacagcgacagttGGGTGGCgttataaatattgatttataatttccGCCATTAAGATTAATGCATTCTTATCGGTACGCTCCACAGGCATACGCATGCTGGATCAGCCATATATGACCGACCTAATCGAAGCCAACTCAATGGGGCATGAGCCTCACAAAATCCACATATACAGCGCCTCGTGGGGTCCCACCGATGATGGCAAGACGGTCGACGGGCCGCGCAATGCGACCATGCGTGCCATTGTCCAGGGTGTCAATGAGGTACGATAATGCTTTCACTTTAGCTGAGCTGAACTGAGTCTTCAGGCTCATTAATTTCTTGCCACCCGTAGGGTCGCAATGGTTTAGGCAACATCTATGTCTGGGCATCGGGCGATGGCGGCGAGGAGGATGATTGCAACTGCGATGGTTATGCCGCCTCCATGTGGACCATTTCCATTAACAGCGCCATTAATGATGGCCAGAACGCGCACTACGATGAGAGCTGCAGCTCCACACTGGCATCGACATTCAGCAATGGTGCCAAGGATCCCAATACTGGCGTTGCCACCACCGACCTGTATGGCAAGTGTACGACAACCCATTCGGGAACAAGTGCCGCAGCTCCCGAAGCCGCTGGCGTCTTTGCGTTGGCCTTGGAGGCAAAGTAAGTGGATAAAGTCCTCAACggatttaatttacataaatttatggtaatcttaaatCCAATTTGGCAAACAGCCCTCAGTTGACTTGGCGCGACATTCAGCATCTAACTGTGTTGACATCGAAGCGCAATTCGCTGTTCGATGCCAAGAACCGATTCTACTGGACAATGAACGGGGTTGGACTGGAGTTCAATCACCTCTTTGGGTTCGGTGTGCTCGATGCGGGTGCCATGGTGACCCTGGCCAAGCAATGGCATTCGGTGCCAGCACGCTATCACTGTGAGGCGGGTGAGATTAACAAGGCTCAGTAAGTGTCATGCTTTACATATGAACTCTTGTATGTTTTACATATGAGTAACAAACGGTTAAACTGTTGACCCACTTACAGGCCAATTATAATGGGACGCTCGCTGTTCTGGGAGATTAAAACGGACGCTTGCAAGGGCAGCGATACGGAAGTGAATTATTTGGAGCACGTGCAGGCCGTGATTACGGCCAATGCTTCGCGACGTGGCGACTTGGAGCTCTTCCTCACCTCTCCCATGGGCACTAAGTGAGTGATTTAGATTCTTACATTAACGCTGGGCTAACCCTTTGACTGTTTAGATCCATGATTCTTTCGCGACGTGCCAATGACGATGATCATCGCGATGGCTTTACCAAATGGCCCTTCATGAC
The genomic region above belongs to Drosophila innubila isolate TH190305 chromosome 3R unlocalized genomic scaffold, UK_Dinn_1.0 2_E_3R, whole genome shotgun sequence and contains:
- the LOC117792007 gene encoding neuroendocrine convertase 2; the protein is MLALALLMFAAEADAAGSGTGGLGNQAVFTSSFLVRFRRGVDNDFAHKVADKYGFDNLGPLVGADGQEYHFKHRTLPHARSRRSLTHTRALKSHPSVHTAVQQPGFRRVKRGLRPQVPAIHGLHYEATLGESNDVDVEPTDPYFPMQWYLKNTGQNGGKVRLDLNVQAAWAQGITGKNVTTAIMDDGVDYMHPDLKFNYNAEASYDFSSNDPFPYPRYTDDWFNSHGTRCAGEVAAARDNGICGVGVAYDSKIAGIRMLDQPYMTDLIEANSMGHEPHKIHIYSASWGPTDDGKTVDGPRNATMRAIVQGVNEGRNGLGNIYVWASGDGGEEDDCNCDGYAASMWTISINSAINDGQNAHYDESCSSTLASTFSNGAKDPNTGVATTDLYGKCTTTHSGTSAAAPEAAGVFALALEANPQLTWRDIQHLTVLTSKRNSLFDAKNRFYWTMNGVGLEFNHLFGFGVLDAGAMVTLAKQWHSVPARYHCEAGEINKAQPIIMGRSLFWEIKTDACKGSDTEVNYLEHVQAVITANASRRGDLELFLTSPMGTKSMILSRRANDDDHRDGFTKWPFMTTHSWGEYPQGTWKLEARFNSAQTRIGHLVEWSLVLHGTKEAPYRTLSPSSPHSKLAIVKKAHEDKKM